The following proteins come from a genomic window of Terriglobia bacterium:
- a CDS encoding F0F1 ATP synthase subunit epsilon, which produces MDSLKIDLEIVTPARLVVSETVDEVVLPGSEGYLGVLPGHAPLLTGLGAGEIGYRSSGRARYLAVSGGFAEVLQHRVSVLAETCERAEEIDVSRATDARDRAKTEVVRPDATETEIRHAASRLERAEVRIAVAKRAIAG; this is translated from the coding sequence ATGGACTCGCTGAAGATCGACCTCGAGATCGTCACCCCGGCGCGCCTCGTCGTGTCCGAGACCGTCGACGAGGTCGTGCTCCCGGGCAGCGAGGGGTACCTCGGTGTGCTGCCGGGGCACGCTCCGCTGCTGACCGGTCTCGGGGCGGGGGAGATCGGCTACCGTTCCTCCGGGCGGGCTCGATACCTGGCGGTGTCCGGTGGATTCGCCGAGGTCCTGCAGCACCGCGTGAGCGTTCTCGCCGAGACCTGCGAGCGTGCCGAGGAGATCGACGTCTCGCGCGCCACCGACGCGAGGGACCGGGCGAAGACGGAGGTCGTCCGCCCCGATGCCACCGAGACCGAGATCCGGCACGCCGCATCGCGGCTCGAGAGGGCGGAAGTCCGCATCGCCGTCGCGAAGCGCGCGATCGCCGGTTGA
- a CDS encoding ParB/RepB/Spo0J family partition protein, with translation MTRKALGKGLRSLIPEAPVRVPQPASAGSPPTAGTGDSVRLIDIDRIRGNRKQPRQRFDDEGLEALAHSLSSEGLLQPVLVRPLPDGRFELVAGERRWRAAQRAGLLKIPAVVREVPDERLLEIALIENLQRENLNPIEEAQAYRTLIETLGLKQQDVAERVGKQRASIANTLRLLSLAGPVQDRLKVGELNMGQGRALAALPDFREQERIAERTVREGLSVRQVEAIVAAALKGGADRKVRSAPRRDPNVVAAEENLQRVIGTRVRIVEGRKGGRIELHFYSPEEMQRVYQMVLEVARRKGGA, from the coding sequence ATGACGCGAAAAGCATTGGGGAAAGGGCTTCGTAGCCTCATCCCGGAGGCTCCCGTACGGGTTCCGCAGCCGGCGTCGGCGGGTTCCCCGCCAACGGCCGGCACAGGAGATTCTGTTCGTCTCATCGACATCGACCGGATCCGGGGTAACCGAAAGCAGCCAAGGCAGAGATTCGATGACGAGGGGCTCGAAGCGCTGGCGCACTCGCTGAGCTCGGAGGGACTCCTCCAGCCGGTGCTGGTGCGCCCGCTCCCGGACGGCCGATTCGAGCTGGTCGCCGGAGAGCGGCGATGGAGAGCAGCGCAGCGGGCCGGCCTTCTCAAGATACCGGCGGTAGTCCGCGAGGTTCCTGACGAGCGCCTGCTGGAAATTGCCCTGATCGAGAATCTGCAGCGCGAGAACCTGAATCCCATCGAGGAGGCGCAAGCGTACCGGACCCTCATCGAGACCCTCGGCCTGAAGCAACAGGACGTCGCGGAGCGGGTTGGCAAGCAAAGGGCGTCGATCGCGAACACGTTGCGGCTTCTGTCGCTCGCGGGACCGGTCCAGGATCGCCTCAAGGTCGGCGAGCTCAACATGGGCCAGGGACGCGCTCTTGCGGCACTGCCGGACTTCCGCGAACAGGAGCGGATCGCCGAGAGGACCGTCCGTGAGGGTCTTTCCGTGCGCCAAGTCGAAGCGATCGTCGCCGCCGCCCTCAAGGGCGGGGCTGATCGAAAGGTCCGGAGCGCGCCGCGCCGGGACCCGAACGTCGTCGCGGCTGAGGAGAACCTGCAGCGCGTGATCGGGACCCGGGTTCGCATCGTCGAAGGCCGAAAGGGGGGAAGGATCGAGCTGCACTTCTACAGCCCAGAAGAGATGCAGCGCGTCTACCAAATGGTCTTGGAGGTGGCCCGTCGGAAGGGCGGAGCCTGA
- the atpH gene encoding ATP synthase F1 subunit delta, which yields MKDRLLAKRYAKALLAAIDDPASAERVDAFLGAIASAAGTSAELRDVLLNPAVPRQVRRKVLGALARERQAPPFLASFLAVVADHGRADALPAIAEAFRAIKDEAAGVVPATLTTAAPLPADLVARARAVLEKLTARRVFLTCVVEPSLLGGAVTRIGSTVYDGSLSTQLGALRRRMAEE from the coding sequence GTGAAAGACCGATTACTCGCCAAGAGGTACGCAAAGGCCCTTCTCGCTGCGATCGACGATCCGGCTTCCGCGGAGCGCGTGGACGCGTTCTTGGGAGCGATCGCCTCCGCGGCGGGCACCTCCGCTGAGCTGCGAGATGTCTTGCTCAACCCCGCGGTTCCGCGCCAGGTCCGCAGAAAGGTACTCGGGGCGCTCGCCCGCGAGCGCCAGGCGCCCCCGTTCCTGGCGAGCTTCCTTGCGGTCGTTGCCGACCACGGGAGGGCCGACGCGCTTCCGGCGATCGCGGAAGCGTTCCGCGCGATCAAGGACGAGGCGGCTGGCGTCGTTCCCGCGACCCTCACCACGGCGGCCCCACTGCCCGCGGACCTCGTGGCGCGAGCACGAGCCGTCCTGGAGAAGCTCACCGCCCGCAGGGTGTTCCTGACCTGCGTGGTGGAGCCTTCGCTGCTCGGAGGCGCGGTGACCCGGATCGGCTCGACCGTGTACGACGGAAGTCTGAGCACCCAGCTTGGCGCGTTGAGGCGCCGAATGGCCGAGGAGTAG
- the atpD gene encoding F0F1 ATP synthase subunit beta — protein MGNLGKVVQVIGPVVDVEFGEDHLPAIHNAVRIVDEGKDTGVSVDVIAEVEQHLGENRVRCVAMEPTDGMIRGMEAEDQGQPITVPVGECTLGRVINVVGKAVDKLGPLDAPERWPIHREPPAFKEQSTRIEMFETGIKVIDLLEPYMKGGKTGLFGGAGVGKTVLIMELIHNVAMKHGGYSVFAGVGERTREGNDLWLEMQEGGVIDVKNPRNSKASLIYGQMTEPPGARLRVGLAALTVAEYFRDVQHQDVLLFIDNIFRFTQAGSEVSALLGRMPSAVGYQPTLASEMGELQERITSTTKGSITSVQAIYVPADDYTDPAPATTFAHLDASTNLSRQISELGIYPAVDPLASTSRILDPRIMGEDHYAVARAVQGVLQRYKDLQDIIAILGMDELSEDDKLTVARARKIQRFLSQPFFVAEQFTGYVGKYVKIADTIKGFKEVVDGKHDEIPEQAFYMVGTLEEALEKAEQMKAVA, from the coding sequence ATGGGTAATCTCGGCAAGGTCGTTCAGGTCATCGGCCCGGTGGTGGATGTCGAGTTCGGGGAGGACCATCTCCCGGCCATCCACAACGCCGTCCGGATCGTGGACGAAGGGAAGGACACGGGCGTCTCCGTCGACGTGATCGCGGAGGTGGAGCAGCACCTCGGAGAGAACCGGGTCCGGTGCGTGGCCATGGAGCCCACCGACGGGATGATCCGGGGGATGGAGGCCGAGGACCAGGGCCAGCCGATCACCGTGCCCGTGGGCGAGTGCACGCTTGGTCGGGTCATCAACGTCGTGGGGAAGGCCGTGGACAAACTGGGCCCCCTCGATGCGCCCGAGCGCTGGCCGATTCACCGCGAGCCCCCGGCCTTCAAGGAGCAATCCACCCGGATCGAGATGTTCGAGACCGGTATCAAGGTGATCGACCTGCTCGAGCCGTACATGAAGGGAGGCAAGACCGGCCTCTTCGGTGGCGCAGGGGTCGGCAAGACCGTTCTGATCATGGAGTTGATCCACAACGTCGCCATGAAGCACGGTGGCTACTCGGTGTTCGCCGGTGTGGGGGAGCGGACGCGCGAAGGGAACGACCTCTGGCTCGAGATGCAGGAAGGGGGCGTCATCGACGTCAAGAACCCCCGCAACTCGAAGGCGTCCCTGATTTACGGGCAGATGACCGAGCCGCCGGGGGCACGGCTCCGGGTCGGCCTCGCGGCCCTGACCGTGGCCGAGTACTTCCGCGACGTGCAGCACCAGGACGTGCTGCTGTTCATCGACAACATCTTCCGTTTCACGCAGGCCGGCTCGGAGGTCTCGGCGCTCCTCGGTCGCATGCCGAGCGCGGTCGGCTACCAGCCGACCCTCGCCTCCGAGATGGGCGAGCTGCAGGAGCGAATCACCTCGACCACCAAGGGGTCCATCACGTCGGTCCAGGCGATCTACGTGCCGGCGGACGACTATACCGACCCGGCACCCGCGACGACGTTCGCGCACCTCGACGCCTCCACCAACCTGTCGCGGCAGATCTCGGAGCTCGGCATCTACCCGGCGGTGGACCCCCTGGCCTCCACCTCCCGCATCCTCGACCCGCGGATCATGGGGGAGGACCACTACGCGGTCGCGCGGGCGGTCCAAGGGGTGCTTCAGCGGTACAAGGACCTCCAGGACATCATCGCCATCCTCGGGATGGACGAGCTGAGCGAGGACGACAAGCTGACCGTGGCGCGCGCCCGGAAAATCCAGCGGTTCCTCTCGCAGCCCTTCTTCGTGGCCGAGCAGTTCACCGGCTACGTCGGCAAGTACGTCAAGATCGCCGACACGATCAAGGGGTTCAAGGAGGTGGTGGACGGCAAGCACGACGAGATCCCGGAGCAGGCGTTTTACATGGTCGGGACCCTCGAGGAGGCGCTGGAGAAGGCAGAGCAGATGAAGGCCGTGGCGTGA
- the atpG gene encoding ATP synthase F1 subunit gamma: MAKTRDIKRRIRSIRSTMQVTRAMKMVSAAKLRRSQERIHEARPYASRMLWVLRSLASRAKPDAHPLLTVRPQERIDLLVVTADKGLCGSFNTSIYKRAAAFLETHAGRAVSLDLVGRKGRDHFKRDPRPRKREWVDLYRTLGYTTAAEIAGDLMAEYVGERTDAVYVVYNEFKSMIQQRPVVEQLLPIEPLDLAPGEVAEDYIYEPAPAALFDRLLPRHVEVQVYRALLESAAAENAARMTAMESATNNAAELIESLTLYMNRVRQASITTEIIEVVSGAEAL; this comes from the coding sequence ATGGCGAAGACACGGGACATCAAGCGCCGCATCCGCTCCATCAGGAGCACGATGCAGGTGACCCGCGCGATGAAGATGGTGAGCGCGGCGAAGCTGCGCCGATCGCAGGAGCGGATCCACGAGGCGAGACCCTACGCGAGCAGGATGCTCTGGGTCCTGCGATCGCTGGCGTCCCGGGCGAAGCCGGACGCCCATCCACTCCTCACGGTCCGACCGCAAGAGCGGATCGACCTCCTGGTCGTGACGGCCGACAAGGGCCTCTGTGGCTCGTTCAATACGAGCATCTACAAGCGTGCCGCAGCGTTCCTCGAGACCCACGCCGGGCGCGCAGTGTCGCTCGACCTGGTCGGACGGAAGGGGAGGGACCACTTCAAGCGCGACCCGCGGCCGCGCAAGCGCGAGTGGGTCGATCTCTATCGTACCCTCGGCTACACCACCGCCGCGGAGATCGCAGGCGATCTCATGGCCGAGTACGTGGGCGAGAGGACCGACGCGGTCTACGTCGTCTACAACGAGTTCAAGTCCATGATCCAGCAGCGGCCCGTGGTCGAGCAGCTCCTGCCGATCGAGCCGCTCGACCTCGCCCCGGGCGAGGTGGCCGAGGACTACATCTACGAGCCAGCGCCGGCGGCCCTTTTCGACCGGCTCCTGCCGAGGCACGTCGAGGTCCAGGTCTACCGAGCCCTGCTCGAGTCCGCGGCGGCGGAGAACGCCGCGCGCATGACCGCCATGGAATCGGCCACGAACAACGCGGCGGAGCTGATCGAGTCGCTGACGCTCTACATGAACCGGGTGAGGCAGGCCTCGATCACCACCGAGATCATCGAGGTGGTGTCGGGTGCGGAAGCGCTGTGA
- the atpA gene encoding F0F1 ATP synthase subunit alpha, producing the protein MEIKVDEISKIIRQQIEGYERRTDTAEIGTILSVGDGIARIYGLDRVMAGELLEFPHGVMGMALNLEEESVGAVLLGETTRIKEGEEVRRTRRIMQVPAGDALIGRVVDALGQPLDGKGPIPTRTFMNVERIAPGVVDRVPVKEPLQTGIKAIDSMIPIGRGQRELIIGDRQTGKTAIALDTIINQKGQDVVCIYVAIGQKQSTVAQVVRTLEEQGAMGFTIVLAASASSPAPLQYLAPYAGCAMGEYFQFHGKDGRPAGASNPGRAVLCIYDDLSKHAASYREISLLLRRPPGREAYPGDVFYLHSRLLERGSKLSPALGGGSLTALPVIETQAGDISTYIPTNVISITDGQIYLEADLFYSGVRPAVNVGLSVSRVGGNAQIKAMKQVAGPLRLTLAQYRELAAFAQFGSDLDKATQAQLARGKRLVEILKQGQYSPLGVEKQILVIYAATNGYLDDLEVADCLPFERELYRYLDVQGRELMQQIVSKGSLDDDLKARVKAALDDFKATFKTSRANAA; encoded by the coding sequence ATGGAGATCAAGGTCGACGAGATCAGCAAGATCATCCGGCAACAGATCGAGGGATACGAGCGCCGGACCGACACGGCGGAGATCGGCACGATACTCTCGGTCGGCGACGGGATCGCCAGGATCTACGGCCTCGACCGCGTGATGGCCGGGGAGCTCTTGGAGTTTCCCCACGGTGTCATGGGAATGGCCCTCAACCTCGAGGAAGAGAGCGTCGGCGCCGTGCTGCTCGGGGAGACGACGCGGATCAAGGAAGGGGAAGAGGTCCGGCGTACCCGCCGGATCATGCAGGTCCCCGCCGGAGACGCGTTGATCGGGCGCGTCGTCGACGCGCTGGGCCAGCCCCTCGACGGCAAGGGACCGATCCCGACCCGGACCTTCATGAACGTGGAGCGTATAGCTCCGGGAGTCGTGGACCGGGTTCCCGTGAAGGAGCCGCTCCAGACCGGAATCAAGGCGATCGACAGCATGATCCCCATCGGACGCGGGCAACGCGAGCTCATCATCGGCGACCGCCAGACCGGCAAGACGGCCATCGCCCTCGATACGATCATCAACCAGAAGGGGCAGGATGTCGTCTGCATTTACGTGGCGATCGGCCAGAAGCAGTCCACGGTCGCCCAGGTGGTTCGGACCCTCGAGGAGCAGGGGGCGATGGGATTCACGATCGTCCTCGCCGCGTCGGCATCGTCGCCGGCCCCGCTCCAGTACCTGGCCCCCTATGCCGGTTGCGCGATGGGGGAGTACTTCCAGTTCCACGGTAAGGACGGACGGCCTGCGGGAGCGTCCAATCCCGGACGGGCGGTGCTCTGCATCTACGATGACCTCTCGAAGCACGCGGCCTCGTACCGCGAGATCTCTCTCCTGCTCCGCCGGCCTCCGGGCCGCGAGGCGTACCCCGGGGACGTGTTCTACCTGCACTCGCGCCTCCTCGAGCGCGGCTCCAAGCTGAGCCCGGCGCTCGGCGGCGGATCCCTGACCGCGCTGCCCGTCATCGAGACCCAGGCCGGGGACATCTCGACGTACATCCCGACCAACGTGATCTCGATTACCGACGGCCAGATCTACCTCGAGGCGGACTTGTTCTACTCCGGCGTCCGGCCGGCGGTGAACGTGGGCCTGTCGGTGTCGCGCGTGGGTGGGAACGCACAGATCAAGGCCATGAAGCAGGTCGCAGGCCCGCTACGGCTCACCCTCGCGCAGTACCGGGAGCTGGCGGCCTTCGCCCAGTTCGGTTCGGACCTGGACAAGGCCACCCAGGCCCAGCTCGCCCGCGGCAAGCGTCTGGTGGAGATCCTGAAGCAGGGCCAGTACTCGCCGCTCGGGGTCGAGAAGCAGATCCTGGTGATTTACGCCGCCACCAACGGCTACCTCGACGACCTCGAGGTCGCCGACTGCCTCCCGTTCGAACGCGAGCTTTACCGCTATCTCGACGTTCAGGGAAGGGAGCTGATGCAACAGATCGTCTCGAAGGGAAGCCTCGACGACGACCTGAAGGCCCGCGTCAAAGCCGCGCTGGATGACTTCAAGGCGACGTTCAAGACGTCCCGCGCCAACGCCGCCTAG